A window of the Lolium perenne isolate Kyuss_39 chromosome 7, Kyuss_2.0, whole genome shotgun sequence genome harbors these coding sequences:
- the LOC139834134 gene encoding uncharacterized protein has product MQCLKCGEFGHFADVCSDVLCLYCEMTMHESKDCPLLSMPKPVAITYGVSRNELMFHEVPASAEVTFKHDSGKIGRISVTGGTLSAQEIINELQWIIPCNHQWDLIPTEDGAFKVLFPSKADLARMTKIINVPVPDTNMFLHFEEWSAADLDKFCLSSVWVRVHGVCYKERCDYLSLFGVGSLIGKTKEVDMAFTRSHTVVRMLVEVTRVEHLPTTTVDHTYDGQGYGLLFKLESQPGKEKDDVVMNEVTPDDDAADEKGKGKELPKGTNLTQGDASASTQVPNTDRPQNNPNLSKQVGASMPVCRVGQIDCPRADPPWSDSKVYTLKPRKLWADYSSDEEDTIASPLSRLTSPHMFPEEVNCSFASQGGGPDSSQLLLAPTVTLDTAEKPEIFSDEALKQEVFSTAVALSHSSTEGQTVLPAAVDCAAEVISSLRLADKQAVISTGTTSGLLSTVVPSERVDAAPSDAQNSLTGSPGQFTGTYENSVQEQEKAPSSCTVFSEPFVPDTDKEFNYMMSVGLPSYEHPTRLYTPDHTTSAGTGVFLGGRLSVDKVVAFGGISPPSVGARSSQRIKHQKDADATQMERAQNLAKAKETSFSSGNAKVSDFTFSSIPDDVFTHRAKVLGVSLGTSPSQVYESIRNIKEVDNKRNLIVLHKNLEEANKINDPSYNEILHNASSLSTDLEQEAQISPEGKELVQEEKKLKVYKRREKVIPKVVRRSVRISKKSKTVN; this is encoded by the coding sequence ATGCAGTGTTTAAAGTGTGGTGAGTTTGGACATTTTGCAGATGTTTGCTCTGATGTTCTCTGTTTGTACTGTGAAATGACTATGCATGAGTCTAAGGATTGTCCGTTATTGTCTATGCCTAAACCTGTTGCTATTACATATGGGGTCTCTCGTAATGAGCTTATGTTCCATGAGGTTCCAGCTTCTGCTGAGGTGACTTTTAAGCATGATAGCGGTAAAATTGGTAGAATTTCAGTCACAGGGGGAACCTTATCTGCGCAAGAAATTATTAATGAACTTCAATGGATCATTCCATGTAACCACCAGTGGGATCTTATACCTACTGAGGATGGTGCATTCAAAGTTCTTTTTCCCTCCAAGGCTGATCTTGCTAGAATGACAAAAATAATCAATGTGCCCGTTCCGGATACCAATATGTTCCTGCATTTTGAAGAGTGGTCAGCTGCAGATCTTGATAAGTTTTGCTTATCATCTGTGTGGGTCAGGGTTCATGGGGTTTGTTACAAGGAGAGATGTGACTATCTTTCACTCTTTGGGGTTGGCTCCCTAATTGGAAAAACCAAGGAGGTGGATATGGCGTTTACGAGGTCTCACACTGTGGTTCGGATGCTTGTGGAGGTTACTCGAGTGGAACATTTGCCTACCACCACAGTGGATCACACTTATGATGGGCAGGGGTATGGTTTACTTTTTAAGCTTGAATCTCAGCCAGGAAAAGAAAAAGATGATGTTGTTATGAATGAGGTAACCCCTGATGATGATGCAGCGGATGAAAAGGGGAAGGGGAAAGAGTTGCCAAAGGGCACCAACCTTACCCAGGGTGATGCATCGGCTTCCACACAGGTTCCCAATACTGACAGGCCTCAAAATAATCCAAACTTGTCTAAGCAAGTTGGTGCTTCCATGCCAGTGTGTAGAGTTGGCCAGATTGATTGCCCGAGGGCAGACCCGCCATGGTCAGACAGTAAGGTTTATACCTTAAAACCTCGCAAGCTTTGGGCTGATTACTCTTCAGATGAGGAGGATACCATAGCTTCTCCATTGTCACGTCTTACTAGTCCTCACATGTTCCCTGAAGAAGTTAATTGTTCGTTCGCAAGTCAGGGTGGAGGTCCAGATTCTAGTCAGTTGTTGCTTGCCCCGACAGTAACGCTAGACACAGCAGAGAAACCAGAGATTTTCTCTGATGAAGCACTCAAGCAAGAGGTTTTTTCTACCGCAGTAGCCCTTTCTCACAGCTCCACAGAGGGACAGACAGTTTTGCCTGCCGCGGTAGATTGTGCGGCAGAGGTGATTTCTTCGCTTCGCTTGGCAGACAAGCAGGCTGTGATTTCTACCGGCACAACATCGGGTCTTCTTTCGACCGTGGTTCCTTCTGAGAGGGTCGATGCAGCGCCTAGTGATGCGCAGAATAGTCTCACCGGTTCTCCAGGACAATTCACAGGTACATATGAAAATAGTgttcaggagcaagagaaagctcCAAGTTCCTGTACTGTTTTTTCTGAACCTTTTGTTCCTGATACTGATAAAGAATTTAACTATATGATGTCGGTTGGTTTACCATCTTATGAGCATCCTACTCGTTTATATACTCCAGATCATACCACCAGTGCTGGTACTGGAGTTTTCCTAGGGGGACGTCTCTCGGTGGACAAAGTGGTAGCTTTTGGCGGCATTTCTCCTCCTTCAGTTGGGGCTCGTTCGAGCCAAAGAATTAAGCATCAAAAGGATGCTGACGCAACGCAGATGGAACGGGCTCAAAATTTGGCAAAGGCAAAAGAGACCTCGTTTTCTTCAGGTAATGCAAAAGTTTCAGATTTTACTTTTAGCTCAATACCTGATGACGTGTTTACACATAGAGCAAAGGTGCTTGGGGTTTCGCTGGGGACTTCTCCTTCTCAAGTTTATGAATCAATTAGAAACATCAAAGAGGTGGATAATAAAAGAAATCTCATAGTGCTCCACAAAAACTTAGAAGAAGCCAATAAAATAAATGACCCATCCTATAATGAGATTTTACATAATGCGTCATCTTTATCCACGGATCTTGAGCAAGAAGCTCAAATCAGCCCGGAGGGAAAGGAGTTGGTACAAGAGGAGAAAAAATTAAAGGTGTATAAAAGAAGAGAAAAAGTGATCCCCAAAGTGGTTCGCCGAAGTGTGCGAATTAGCAAGAAATCTAAGACTGTTAATTAA